Within the Rosa rugosa chromosome 2, drRosRugo1.1, whole genome shotgun sequence genome, the region TGAATTGAACACATTTGTTCTACAGTTTGAGAAATAACGCTTTATGCTACCGTGTAGAAGTGGGAAAGGGTGATGGCACAAGTAATAATCGAACAAAACCAGTGAGAAGAAAAGCTAGACGAAAATAGCCAAAACAGAAGCGAAAGAAAGAGAGGAAAGTGGCGAATGTCACGCTCCGattttaaaatataattaaaagtCAAGATATTCTTACAATTATACCGGATATGATGGTTTAGCCATCAATATAAAATACCTAAAAaatttccttttaaaccaagtacatacttaTGCCTTGAACAcacaatgtcaatattgactcgctccgtagagtcatatattatatTAAATAAGTTTATGAATTAAGTTgcataacaaaataataagtaaatgctcctcacagctcactacatagcggaagtcttaacaacAGCTAAACCACAAAATTAGATTCCTACCCGTACAGCGGTCACAACTAGATCTCAGTTTCGCCCGcaattaccctgacctgcaggattaacccttACACCAccgaatagtgcaccgggatgaAACAACAAACTCAGTAAGCTTATGAAatcttgtatgagtaaactcaaatacatcaatcgaaacaactcacacaaatcacgagaaATTCACCCATTCAACttaaggaaacaactcacacaaatcgcGAGAAATCCACTAATTCACTTAAGGAAGCAACTCATGCCTTGATTCTTTCAAAACTTCCCATCCTTTACTCAGAAGGAAAAACACGTGTCACTCTGGGACAAAATCGTATTAATTGAAATCTCGACAATTAAAATATGAAAAGCCCAAGTCCCTcgtggacaataaaagaaagaatactctCGAGACTCTTTTAAGAAAACCCGTACTCATGAGTCCCAAGTAACCTCGACTGTTACCCCCATAAGATACAATGGCAGAGagattagagctctaactgatcgtatccaatcacccggccaaaggcttCTTTCCCAATAACATGCCTTGACCCCCGATCTTCAGACCCCCAACacaaagaccaaaacatttaaagaagTCATGcaggactcaaaaatatatgTTACCCAAATCTAATAAAAGATTTCCCAATATTAATCACCATCTATGACCACCGAtacaaagaccaaaacattaagcaagtcgcaCAAGACCCAAAATATACACAAACCTAAATAAAATATTTTCGAATCTTGATCACCTTATGTGAGAATGAAGAGGGCGATGAAGCTGTTATTGAGACTAGATTGAGTGGGGTTGAGAATGAAGAAGGTGAAGCTGCTACTAAGACTCAAAAGTGTGAAGCTAGGGATAAAGAAGGTGTTGCTGGGAATGAAGAGGGCGATGAAGCTGCTACTGAGACTAGATTGAGTGGGGCTGGGAATGAATTTGTCACTGGACCAAGGACACATTCGGCGataaagaggatcaaatgaaGAACTGACCGAAAGGTTTCGAGGTGTAGAAACCATCAAAGAAACAGAGGAAGAATGGCAATTAAATGACTTCACAAACATATTAGTAGTGTATTTTTGGTGCATCAATCTTACGGGATTTCGGTATTATGTAATTTGATTAAGTATGTGAACATATGACTATCTGTGAATCTGAATTGTCTAATATTGTTCAATGTTCTATGATGCTAGTACTACTTATATAATTAGTTGTAGCATTTTCATATATTTTTCACTTTGACAGTCGAAATAAATTGTTAATTTGATGAATCATGTAATGTTTTGGAGATTATGTCAAAACATAACAGATAACAAGGACCACAAAAGCAGACTCAACAATTTTTAGTTCGAATACCATAAACAATCATTTTAGTACAATCAACAATTTTATGCTTAAGTGGAATAGTGCTATTGCTACATACTGTTATTTCATATAACAAATATGAATGAAAATTAAGTTTCACGGTTAAGAGGAGGAATAATGTTTTGCTTTGCAAAACTAAAAGTAATTAAATGTAAAAGATTgaacataaaaaataataataataataataaataaataaaaggcaGCGTGTCGCTGCACCGCCAAAATGCCCTGCTACTACACTAAAACAATTCTGCTACTACACCatatgaaaacaaaaacaactttAAAAAATGATACTTTAATACTACCAAAACTAAACACGAAAGAAAAAAGCCACGACTATAaacacaaaaatgaaaaatattgaACATAAGAATTGCAGCATGCCGCTGCACCGAAAAGATCCTGCTACTACACTGAAAAGATAAAACATACACAACTCTGGTACAAAGAACACATAAATCATTAAAACCAGAAGGACTATATAGCTGCTACTACAAAACTGAAACattgaacaaaataaaataaaataaactgaTACTTCATTGCTGGAAAccaaagaaatataaaaaatatcaATCACTGAAATTAAACTTTTTCctataaattttgaaaatttttaatTTGCTACAACGAAACAATGTCATCTGCTACTGTTGAATATGCTACTGCTTGAAAACAGTCATACATGACCATTTATCCCTACAATACTCAGTTCCTCATGACATAAAAACTTCTCAAGAGCTCAAAAAGTTAATCTAAGGCACTGCTACAATATAAAATTGGAGTTTAAACATATATGATAAAAAAAGTTTCAGAGATCTATTAAGATTGAATGTAATGCCATATGCTACTGTTACTGTTGAATATGCTAATGCTACTACTAAATATGCTACTACTTCGATAGCCACATTGCATAACCTGTGGTTATGGTGGTCAAGTTGATCACACCGTGTGCATCTCACTGGTCTGGACTCTTCCCCAAACAACTTGATCCTCCTTCTCCGTGGTCTTCTGGGATGTTTTCAAGTCTTGGGAGGCTGTAAAGCCCACCAAAACTACTAGGATCAAGCTTATCAAGATCCGGGACTGGAGAAATAGAAAGATCATGCGCACTTCTAAAGGATGTGGTCTTCCAGTAATCTTTAATGTAATGGTAAGGGATGTGGTTCGCCTTCTGCATTACTTGAACTGCATGAGAACATGGGAAACACCTAAATTGCCACCAAGCACTCCCTCTCAGCAAAGTTCACCATGACGGTGCTATCCTCCATACAAacttcaaaaatatcattattAGATTGGCTAACTCTccaatttctccccatttctatCCTCTTCgataattttttctcaaactTAGGACATAGCACATTCTTCCAAGTAGAAGATTCAATCTTCCTTTCACAAAACATCTTCATAACCTTGACACGAATGCCTTCAAGTAATTGAGGCAGCGACATTGCTCATTTCACCATATCTCTTGGCAGGGAAGCAAGCAATAGCACAATTTTCTAGtggggaaaatcgtccaaacagtgtctgaacttttccagactattaattttcatacttatacttcaaaaaatatcaaaatggtacctgagtgTTTGAGctcgacccaatttccgtacctagcaacagtaaaatcgtcAACGCCGTTAACTTTTCACGGGTAAAAGCGGTACttctgaaactttttttttttttggagttaacCCTCTGCTTTCATCTGTTTTCGGAttcttctctctcattcttgATTGATTGATTCACTTTCTttagaggaagaaagaaagaaggacgagaaattgattttgatgtagAGCGGGGGTTTATAATCAATAGCATGCGAAGCAAGTCGGAGGAGGAGCAAGTGTGAAGGCCAAGATTAGGAAGCtatttccgattccggccaaaTCGAGGCATCTCACCGGTATGGATGGTTTCGTCTTGATGTTCCCTTCGTGCTTGTGGTCTCGGTTTCTTCAGAAAAGCTTCCTAGAGAGAGAATCGAATGAAATAAGATTTTGACTTTTTCGGCGAGTTTCCATCTTTTCCGACGACCTTCGATTTCAAGTCAGGTATGAAAGTTGGTCAGTTCGTCGAGCTCTACCTCTCTGTATACTTGAAATTGAATTTGGTTCCGACTTCGAACGACGGTTCCGGTGTGTTTGAGTGTGTTTGAAACGGTCACCCATTCTCTAATCCCCACAGCAGTCAATTCTTCTTCCATGTTCTTTGCTGAAGCCAACACCTCACAATCACAAACGACCCAATCCGCTCAGTACACCTAATCCTTTCCACTAGACACCCACAAACACTTGGTCCTTGAGGAGAAGTTCTGACAAAGGGGGAAGAACCTGTGGCTTTGGTTTTCTAACTCTGAGCCATTTCAGCCTTAATTTCTTTGATCCTTTTAATGATCCCCATTGTCGCTCGATTCTTTCAGCTGCTACCattgaaaaacaacacaagaaaAGTCGAGAAAGATGGTGATTGAGATTTCAATAGAAAGCTAAGAGAATGGTTGATTGAGGTGCGATGTCGCAGAAATCAAACGAAGAGTGAATTAGAGAGCTGAAGATAgaggattagcttaattatCGTAATGGGTTCCGGAAGTGTTTGTGTAATGGGTTCTGGAAGAGTTTGTGTTTGTGTAATGGGTTTTGGAAGAGTTTGTCTGTTAAATGGGTAATGGGTTTGTGTGTTGCTTCGGGAAGTTATTAGAATTCTTGATTGTGGTATTTTAGTTGTTGATACATATGAGATTTTGTGGAATTATGATGAGGCCATTGGATGAGTTTCATGGGAAATACCTCTTCCaaacgcagagagagagagagagaaacgaaCCAGTTAGATGTAGAAGAtgccaagttttttttttatattttggagaagatgaatacTGAAAGGATGAATATATCCTTAAAAAGTTAACGGCGTTgacgattttactgttgctaggtacagaAATTGGGTCGGGCTCAAACACTCACTTGGAATTTTCAAGTGGTTAGTCCTCGATCAGGCAATCCAAACTTGAAGGTTAGTGACTTATTTGATCAGCATGGAATGTGGAATGTGCCATTGATTGAATCCCTTTTCCTTCCTCATAAAGTGGAAACGATTCTCTCCATTCTGTTGATGGGTGCAAGGCATCAAGATTCAATAGTTTAGGTGCTATAGTGTAAAATCTAGTGTGTGGCTTGCAATGGAACTAAAAAACAAAGAAGCTGGCAGTCCTGGGGGCAGTGGTGGCCTCAATAAAGTTACGACTGTGTGGGATAAAATGTGGAAGATCAATGTTGCATCAAAAATTAAGATTTTTCTATGGCGTGCTTTCAACAATTTTCTCCCTTGTACTTCCAACTTGAAACATCGACATATGAAGGTGGATGACAGTTGCTTTAGATGTGGTGCTCCAAGAGAGGATACTATGCATTCCTTGTGGGATTGTAAATATGCAAAACAAGTATGGAAACATAGCTTCCTGGCAGATGTCTACAAAAAATGGCATGACCCTTGCTTCATTAGTTTATTTGATCGTGTTATCACAGTGGCCTCTCAGGGGGAGTTGGCTCTTTTTAGTGTTTATTGCTTGGCTGATATGGAAGAATAGGAATGCATGCCGATTTGGAGAGAAAGTCACTATTGGGGAACAAATTGTCATTCAAGCTAGGGAGTGGCTCTCTGTTTCCGCAGTGCAAACATCAGGTCTGTCTCTACTAATTCAACTTCTGCTTCCTCCTCTACTCTCCCTAATGGTCTGCGCACCAACAATGAGAAATGGGCTCTACCCAAACCTCCTTTCTCGAAACTAAACGTGGATGTTGCATGTGATTCTAAGAGAAGTAGGCTGAGTTAGGAGCAGTAGCAGGCCCGGCCCTGGGAAATTTAAGGCCCAgggcgaaaaataaaattgggccctttatataaaaaaaaaatcaaaaatattttatattgataaaaaaaaatgatacaacgggggggggggggggggacaaaaaaccaataccccgaaaaataaacattacatcactttatatcaatcaaatctcatctaaaatgatttcttctatatattgtAAACAATTGCCCATCAATGCATACTTTGGGGCCCAAAGATCGCACTCTTGCTGTTCCTTTTCTCATATTCCTAACataaatacatttttttttacccaTCTACTGCTTCAATTTGGGCCCTAGGCCGTCACCCTTCAAAACTTGGGCCCTGGGCTATCGCCCTGCCTGCCTTAGGCCAGGGCCGGGCCTGAGCAGTAGTAAGAGATGATTTGAGAAGGGTAAAAGGTGATCTGATGCACAATGTTCGTGGGGGCCTGTCCGCACACTCTAGCAAGGCTCTTCCAGTCCCCTCTTTGGTATGAGATTCTGTTTAGTGGAAGGCTTCAAGAAGATTGAAGTCGAGTATGATGCTTTGAACGTTATCAAGGCTATAAATAGTATTGAAAGTGATCTTAGCTTGGAAGGTCCAATTTTTGTTGAAGTGAGATATCTCAAACAGGCCTTTGAAGACATAAGTTGGAAGAAAGTTCATAGAAGCTGTAACAGGGTTGCACATTGCCTTGCTAAGGAAGTAGTCAACTTCATTGGGATTCAGTTTTGGAAGGAAGCTGGGCCTCCTTGGCTCAACGAGGTTGTAATAGAAGATATGTCTAGATGATGTTATTTCTAGTTGATTTAGGGGTGTGGTACTCTTTTTTACTTGCATAAATCGGGCAGAGATTTTGATGAGACCACATCTAGTTCCTAGGATTTAATATCTGCAAGAATTAATGAAATTCCTTTattctgattaaaaaaaatatacataCCAGGGGTCAGAAAACTCCCAAACTGGTATATGGCATAATAGGAACGGGATGAAATCACCTGTCCCAAATTTCTGTGTCTCAATTGTGTCCGCTCAACATGATTGGTCCACAAAGATTAAAaaatattaagaaaatatttttttaatctacGTAAACCAATCATGATGAGGGGACAGAATAGGGATAGAATAATGTGGACATGTGATTTCATCTCTACGAGGAATGGCGTGGGTTGGATTCCGTAAATTTTGTAACGTGGTCCAATCCAGTGTCCACAACGTACTAGGAACTCGTACGGCTCACTCTCATAGCAGCCGTTGGATCCCATGTCCAATGAATGATTGGTGATTAAACCGTGTGTTGTTCCACTCTCCTTCTCCAAACCGACTCATTCTCTTGTATCTTCAATTCCTCATAACCCAACTGAGCCTCTCTTTCCTTATATTCAAGCTCTTGTGTTCTTAAAGGTTCCTCCTTTAAATCAAAGGTACTCTTGAAACTCAGTATTCATCAACAATCTCCTATCTCCTATCTCGGTACCATTCTCGATTTGTTTATTTGATCCaatatctctctcttctctttggTACCATTCTCAATTTGTTTATTTGATCCAATATCTCTCAGGGATTCATCTCTGGTaactttattttcatttaatttGTATTAACCATCCCATATTCTTCTTTCTCCTGTTCCCATTTTGATCTGTTACCTATTGCAATTACAACTTGATTTCTAGGGCTCTTAGTTTCTAGGTTTTCAGTTTTGGGTTCTTAGATTCACTCTACTTTTCCTAAGGTCTACGATTTTGGTTTTAAAATTCaattaaagacaaaagaaaatttgGGTTTGTGTAGTTTAAGGTGTTAGATTTAAAGGGGTTTCCGTTGGTCATATTCAAGTTAGTgtctttttatctttttatggCATTTGAATGCCAAGTGAATACTGAGGTTTCTAAGAATTTGATCGACTCTCTAGACAATCCGCTCGGACAGTTAGCTGAATCTAATCAATTTCATTCTCAAATTGaagctgaaaattttggtgtttCAAAAGTAGCTTCAGATTCAtatactaaaaaagaaaaaggtgtaATTTCAAAACCCAAACCAGTTTCTAGTTCCAAGAAAGCAAATCCGGACTCTTGTGGTTCGAAACACCTTTTGTCAACTGATCGGTCAATCACTGACCTTCCTCCAGCTTTGATATCCGAAATTCTGAATTGCCTTGACCCGAAAGAGCTAGGCATAGTTTCATGTGCATCGACATATCTCTGTAGGCTCGCATCTGAGCACCATGTTTGGAAGGAGTTTTATTGTGAGAGATGGGGACTTTCAGCGGCTCCAGCATCCTTAGGTTCAGGACTTTCTGATGACAAGTCATGGAAGGATTTTTTTGTCGAAAGGGAGTTTAGGAGTAAGACTTTTATGGGACGGTATAGCATGGAAATTTTGTATGGTCATACTGAACCTGTTCGAACAGTTTTCCTTTTGGCCTCGGCAAAGCTCTTATTTACATCAGGTTATGACCAAACCGTAAAAATGTGGAACATGGAAGAAGGGCTGTTGATTGCTTCTTCAAGGTCTCTTGGTTGCACTATCCGTGCAGTTGCTGCAGATACAAAACTCTTGGTTGCGGGTGGCACTGATGGTTTTATCCACTGTTGGAAGGCAATAGAAGGGAGTCCACACTTGTTTAATATCAGGGGTCCTCAAAATGAGACTACTGAGTTTCGTCTGTGGGAGCATCAGGGTCCTATAACATCTCTTGCGTTGGATTTTACAAGGATTTATAGTGGTTCGTGGGATATGACTGTTCGTGTATGGGATCGACTTTCACTGAAGTGTGTTAAGGTCCTGCGCCATAGTGATTGGGTTGGGGGACTTGCACCTCATGATACTACACTTGCTAGCACAGCTGGTTCGGATGTCTATGTTTGGGACACTAGCAGTGGGAATCTGATGACCATTATTCATAATGCTCATGTTGGCAAAACTTGCTCCTTGGCCAGAAACCACAAAGGGGATTTTCTATTTACCGGAGGGGAAGATGGTGCAATTCACATGTATGAAATTCTGAGTCATGGGCTTGAGACTAATGAATATTTGGTTGCAACATGGATCCCTCACTCGGGCCCTGTGCATTCCCTTGCGTTTGAGTTTCCATGGCTTGTTTCTGCTTCTGGTGATGGGAAGCTATCACTAATTGATGTGAGAAAGCTTTTAAAAACTAGAAAGCGTGCTTCAGGGACAAGTGCTTCATGTGTTAAGCATGGAGACCGGAGTAGTGTAGAAGCCCCACAGAGAATGCTACATGGATTTGCAAAGAATCTCCTCTCAGTCAACATTGGTGCTGATCGTATTGTATGTGGGGGTGAGGAAGGTGTTGTTAGGATCTGGAACTTCACACAAGCTCTGGAGATTGAGCGAAGGGCTAATGCTTTAAGAGGAATACGATTAGAGAATAGGATGAGGCGGCGTAAGCTCCATGTAGAGAATAGCAGCAAAGGTGGTCGCACTGATCAATGCTCAGTTGCAGCCAAGAAGAATCCAGTCACTGGTGAAAGGAGTGGTTGGCACAGTAAACGTGGGGCGAGTGGCAAGCTGAGAGTGTAGTAGCAGATAAGTGTTTGATGTACGCTTCTAAATAGTAGTACCTTTCTACTCTTAGGATGATTATTTGATTTTGTACAACTTATGGCTTAAGCAGGTCAGCTAACTAATTGGAGATTTCTCTCTGTATTTGGATTTACGATTCTCTGGCGATCTCATTCATTGACTTTTTGTTCAGACCAAAGAATTGAAAGAATTTTTGTTTCTTGCCTTTCAAAGATCTCTTATTGTTAGAGAATTTATACTGAAACTGATGTTACTTCCAGTCTGATGCCAATGTGTGAGAAGGTTGGGGATAAACTGTACCCAAAATCAGACGGATTACACAACATTTTGTCAATGAATAAACTGTTCAACATTTTTAACATTTTGTCAATGAATAAACTGTTCAACATTTTTCCCTGAAGTTACTTGCGTTAGCAGAAATGCTTGCTCCTCATGCTGTTGGACTTGGTTGCTAATGTAACTGTTTCAGATTGGATTTTAGTGATGAAGGCATCTCATCTTCTTTTCTGAAAGGAGGCCATCTCATCTTCTTAAGTTCTTGAAGAAGTGCTGTGTTGGTGCAGCTAACTTAGGACTAGAGGCTGCACTTCACTAAATCGAGGGATGATACCTGTGAATAAGGTCTGCATGAAGATTGAACCATAATTTTAAGCAAAAATtatgcaaggaaaaaaaaaattcaaagttACCTAGTGAGATCTAGATATCATCAATATAGGAGTTGTCCTCTTTAAATACAAATTCCAGTGGGTGAGATGCAAGATACTCGAACCAAATCCCAAATTCCACCTGCTTCTCCCGATGACCTTATATAAGTCTTTTGGTTCTCAAAGTGACATTGTTGTCCTTACTGGTTATTTCAGTTTCtaaaatttttttaatattagagGGTAATATTCGTCAAATTTTGCGGTTTGGGAGAGCATCTCGtgataatagtatagattattATTGATGTTTAACCTGTTAGTACAATTGAAATAATAGTTTGACAGCTAATGTTAGAATTTGTATTGTTTTGTCGATAGATTCCATTCTGGTGATTACCATAACCAAAAACCAATTTATTTTTCAATGTTTGTTGTTTCGATTTTTCTGTTGATGAAAATCCTAGTTTCAGTACAAAGAGGCGGGGGCACCCTAGTTTCAATTCTTAAATGAATCATGAGAATATACATACAAAGACAAACTTCCCCCCCAGAACACAGAAAGATACAGTGAGATATATTAGTATCATAATAAACAAATTGAACAAAACATTCTTAATACCCGCTAAGCACATTGAAAGAGCAGTTGCCGCAGTGGTCAATACATATGGGAGCAACAATCTCCAACCGTAATCTGTAGGCCCAACATACACGTTGAAAGGTGACAAGAACCTTCAGTGAACAATGATTTTCCTATGCAAAAATGCTCTCCAGTGGATCCTCCTGCTCcatcatgatcatgatcatgaaAAATAAGTGTCAAAATTCCCACCAAACAGAGCGAAAATCCTACAAGAAGTTTGTCATATCGCTCCACCCAGTGAAATTTGAACTGGCTGGCACCAAAGAATGAGAGAGCAACCAATGAAGTCATCACTGTTATGGTACTGTAATTCCAGAATACAATGTGAGGAGATTTGTGTCGGTGAAACAAGTTGCCAGAATATTTATCAATTGCAAAACTAATGGGAAACCACTCAGAATAGCATTTCAGCGGTTAAATAATGTCAATCCCCAATTAAACGACGTGCTAGGTTTACCAGAAAGCATTTAACATTAGTATCATGGTTAGCAGCAATAAGTACTAAATGATCTCGTAAACTTACAAAATCCAGTTAGGCAAACAGTTCATCTaaaacatcaaaatcaaaacataATATTTGTCTCAATCGCCTTTCTTATTCACACCGGCTGTCACAGAGTGCTGAGAAGATTATTACCCTAGGCTAAGAAGAAGCTCATAAAAAGACTGGAAGTAGGAAAAGAGGAGGTGGCGATCACTCCTTTGCAATGAGCAGATGACTTCACCAACAAATCTAATTTGGTCCATTATACTGTCAAAACAATAGATTGTTTTTGTGCTTGTCGGGACTCGGGAGTCAGGGCTGCAAATTGATACAGCTAAATGCTATTTTCAAGAAAGCAAGGTGGAAAGGCTAACAAATTCATTGGGGTTATTTGACTGAAAGAACTAAGCGATTCTTTGGGGTAGAGAACTGTGGGACAGAGTTAAATTCTGATACTAACCTAGGACTCGCTTCAGAAATCAGAGATCTCCCAGCTATTCAGATTGACTGGAAGGCTGCTGCGTGCTAACTTGTCTAGGTTGTAAGTTTTAATTGTATTGACTTGGTGCTTGTAATACTCTGTGCTACTAGTACTATATTTGATTGTTTCaagctttcttttattttaggaCTTCACTTCTGGCCCACTGCTATATTGTTTCACATGCTCAGCATTTCTGCTCGAAATAAATATATCCAGTTCATGCTATTACATATAATTAATCTGTGATGGCtgacaaatttttattttaacaTTGCAAAAGCTCGTAGGGGATCAATAAGATTTCAAACTGATGGAAACAACAATGCATACTGAGTTGATATGTTGCCTAAGATAAAGGGTGATATAATTAACTAGTACGAAATGTAGCCTGTATGTTTCCAATAGGGGAGGCACAGATAGTTAAACTTATCTTGTTTATCTCTGCTTCCCTCAGTGTA harbors:
- the LOC133732025 gene encoding F-box/WD-40 repeat-containing protein At5g21040: MAFECQVNTEVSKNLIDSLDNPLGQLAESNQFHSQIEAENFGVSKVASDSYTKKEKGVISKPKPVSSSKKANPDSCGSKHLLSTDRSITDLPPALISEILNCLDPKELGIVSCASTYLCRLASEHHVWKEFYCERWGLSAAPASLGSGLSDDKSWKDFFVEREFRSKTFMGRYSMEILYGHTEPVRTVFLLASAKLLFTSGYDQTVKMWNMEEGLLIASSRSLGCTIRAVAADTKLLVAGGTDGFIHCWKAIEGSPHLFNIRGPQNETTEFRLWEHQGPITSLALDFTRIYSGSWDMTVRVWDRLSLKCVKVLRHSDWVGGLAPHDTTLASTAGSDVYVWDTSSGNLMTIIHNAHVGKTCSLARNHKGDFLFTGGEDGAIHMYEILSHGLETNEYLVATWIPHSGPVHSLAFEFPWLVSASGDGKLSLIDVRKLLKTRKRASGTSASCVKHGDRSSVEAPQRMLHGFAKNLLSVNIGADRIVCGGEEGVVRIWNFTQALEIERRANALRGIRLENRMRRRKLHVENSSKGGRTDQCSVAAKKNPVTGERSGWHSKRGASGKLRV